One genomic window of Bacillota bacterium includes the following:
- a CDS encoding ferritin-like domain-containing protein: MDTQDLVSRLQFFYGLELSQVRMYTLQSEAVTDPYLKQVFRHLASIEQSHVQRIKKEIEKLGEAPAKASEVIGPITGRILGVISGAISVDKLLRMNIELEQRAMEDYRSAINALDPAHPVTSVLVENLIDEDLHTAWFLNRLQ; the protein is encoded by the coding sequence GTGGATACACAGGATTTAGTCAGCAGACTGCAGTTTTTCTATGGTTTGGAGTTGAGCCAGGTCCGGATGTATACCTTGCAAAGTGAGGCGGTAACCGATCCCTATCTCAAGCAGGTGTTCCGGCATCTGGCAAGTATTGAGCAAAGCCATGTCCAGCGGATAAAGAAAGAGATTGAGAAGTTGGGTGAGGCCCCGGCTAAGGCCAGTGAAGTCATCGGCCCCATTACTGGCCGTATTTTGGGAGTCATCTCAGGGGCAATTTCTGTGGACAAGCTGCTGCGCATGAACATTGAGCTGGAGCAGAGGGCCATGGAAGATTACCGCTCGGCCATTAATGCCTTGGATCCAGCTCACCCCGTCACCTCGGTCCTAGTCGAGAACCTGATCGATGAGGACCTGCACACCGCTTGGTTTCTGAATCGACTGCAGTAA